A window of Cryptomeria japonica chromosome 3, Sugi_1.0, whole genome shotgun sequence contains these coding sequences:
- the LOC131049115 gene encoding uncharacterized protein LOC131049115, which produces MMMKRLFRPLHCLRALDFTARLGTLTPVFPMTFSSQIEIKIINPEGIVHLQNPFAQFAASKFNLSPAKIDQMCKLCPTLKRLKTLEKVEQFVCMLENIGCKPNQIAKIMVCNPNNITTSVENVLQPKLQLLRESGIEEADMAKVLTLASSVLTRGLEHELIPRIKLLKSAFQSHDLFIKAVLRSPKVLTIRQEILAKSLAFWEGCGISGMNLAKFLYLNPYHLLNFSLTPAHADLIHAIGAPKGSTTYKYVLLVVMTHRTNTLELRMRNLQLCGFSTEEIMELFRVSPHIFTYSTEKVRQTMQFLINDMELPANSVLRHPLLLKKNLGSVIKPRFLVLQAIKSINGLGPYDPKRLCTILRMPEERFLCKIVKGNTEHMALYEKAIAKSQLTKRSQVAERSQ; this is translated from the coding sequence ATGATGATGAAGCGGCTCTTCCGGCCCTTACACTGCCTGCGCGCATTGGATTTTACAGCCAGGTTAGGAACGCTTACGCCCGTTTTCCCGATGACATTCTCAAGCCAGATCGAAATTAAAATTATCAATCCCGAGGGCATTGTGCATTTGCAAAACCCCTTTGCTCAGTTCGCTGCCTCTAAATTTAATCTCTCTCCCGCCAAAATCGATCAAATGTGCAAATTATGCCCTACTTTGAAGAGGCTCAAAACCCTGGAAAAGGTGGAGCAATTTGTTTGCATGCTGGAAAATATCGGCTGCAAACCAAATCAAATTGCAAAAATAATGGTATGCAATCCAAACAATATAACGACTAGCGTAGAAAATGTGTTACAACCCAAACTCCAACTATTGAGAGAGTCGGGGATTGAGGAGGCAGATATGGCAAAGGTTTTGACGTTGGCGTCTTCCGTGTTAACTAGAGGCCTCGAGCACGAGCTTATTCCCAGGATCAAGCTTCTTAAAAGTGCATTTCAGTCTCACGATTTATTCATCAAGGCCGTGTTAAGATCCCCCAAAGTTCTTACAATAAGGCAGGAGATTTTGGCGAAATCTCTTGCCTTTTGGGAGGGATGTGGTATTAGTGGGATGAATCTCGCCAAGTTTTTATATCTGAACCCATACCATCTGCTAAACTTTTCTTTGACGCCTGCTCATGCTGATCTTATTCATGCGATCGGTGCCCCCAAGGGAAGCACAACGTATAAATATGTTTTGTTGGTCGTGATGACTCACCGCACTAATACATTAGAGCTTAGAATGCGAAATCTTCAATTGTGTGGGTTCTCCACTGAGGAAATTATGGAATTGTTTAGGGTTTCTCCCCACATCTTTACTTACTCCACAGAAAAGGTCAGGCAGACAATGCAGTTTCTAATCAATGACATGGAACTCCCAGCAAATTCTGTGTTAAGGCATCCTTTGCTATTAAAAAAGAACTTGGGAAGTGTCATTAAGCCTAGGTTTCTAGTTTTGCAAGCGATCAAATCCATTAATGGGCTTGGGCCTTATGATCCCAAACGGCTTTGTACCATTTTAAGGATGCCAGAGGAAAGGTTTCTTTGCAAGATTGTTAAAGGGAATACTGAGCATATGGCACTTTATGAAAAGGCCATAGCTAAATCTCAATTGACGAAAAGGTCACAGGTGGCAGAAAGATCTCAATGA